A single genomic interval of Candidatus Saccharimonadales bacterium harbors:
- a CDS encoding threonine--tRNA ligase, with translation MSETNDRLRAIRHSSAHIMAAAILKLWPKTKFGVGPVVDDGWYYDLDAGQTISEDDFAKIEAQMALIVAADLPFEQFDKPIGEAIKWAKANKQDFKLDLLNDLKRDGTTTAQDIDPKQLGVESDGSKVLTVSFYKCGEFTDMCRGPHVKSSGQVGAFKLHKIAGAYWRGDETKAQLQRLYGWGFKTKAELEKHAEIAAEARQRDHRKLGQQMDLFTFSDLVGSGLPLFTPRGSVLRELLGRYSQQLREDSGFKRVWTPHMTKTDLYKKSGHWDKFGSELFLVTSQETSDELVLKPMNCPHHVQIFASQQRSYRELPIRYMENTTDYRDEKSGELHGLSRVRSLTQDDSHVFCTEDQLEQEVGRLLKAAKTMYSELAIALKFRLSYRDDSDAYLGDSGLWQHS, from the coding sequence ATGTCTGAGACAAATGACAGGTTGCGGGCTATAAGACATAGCTCGGCGCATATTATGGCGGCGGCCATTTTGAAGCTTTGGCCAAAGACTAAGTTTGGCGTGGGGCCAGTAGTCGATGACGGCTGGTACTACGACCTAGACGCCGGGCAGACGATATCTGAGGACGACTTTGCCAAGATTGAAGCCCAAATGGCCCTGATTGTTGCCGCCGACTTGCCGTTTGAGCAGTTCGACAAGCCGATCGGCGAAGCAATTAAGTGGGCTAAGGCCAATAAGCAGGATTTTAAGCTGGATTTACTGAATGACCTTAAACGTGACGGCACTACCACCGCCCAAGATATCGACCCTAAGCAGTTAGGTGTCGAATCGGACGGTTCGAAGGTTTTAACTGTGTCGTTTTATAAGTGCGGGGAGTTTACGGATATGTGTCGCGGCCCCCATGTAAAGTCGTCTGGCCAGGTAGGGGCTTTTAAACTGCACAAAATTGCCGGTGCTTACTGGCGCGGCGACGAGACCAAAGCCCAGCTTCAGCGATTATACGGCTGGGGTTTTAAGACCAAAGCCGAGCTTGAAAAACACGCAGAAATAGCGGCCGAGGCCAGACAAAGGGACCATCGTAAGCTGGGACAACAGATGGATTTATTCACATTCTCGGACCTGGTTGGATCCGGCTTGCCGCTGTTTACCCCGAGAGGCTCGGTACTAAGAGAGCTTTTGGGGCGTTATAGCCAGCAACTCAGAGAAGATAGTGGTTTTAAGCGTGTTTGGACGCCGCACATGACAAAGACCGATCTTTATAAAAAATCCGGCCACTGGGACAAGTTTGGTAGCGAGCTGTTTTTGGTTACCAGCCAAGAAACCAGCGACGAGCTAGTGCTAAAACCGATGAATTGCCCGCATCACGTTCAGATTTTTGCCTCCCAACAGCGGAGTTATAGAGAGTTGCCAATTAGGTACATGGAGAATACGACGGACTATCGGGATGAAAAATCGGGCGAACTGCATGGTCTCAGCCGGGTGCGGTCATTGACTCAGGACGACAGCCATGTCTTTTGCACCGAGGACCAGCTTGAACAGGAAGTCGGACGATTGCTTAAAGCCGCCAAGACCATGTACTCGGAGCTTGCTATTGCTCTTAAATTCCGTCTGTCGTACCGTGACGACAGCGATGCCTATCTGGGCGATAGTGGTCTGTGGCAGCACTCGCA
- a CDS encoding response regulator, which produces MKFLLVEDYPSIQDIYREVIEDNNHKVDVVSDGEAALKKLKDNTYDLIILDILLPKVDGLEFMKRLVARPGDRPKVLALSDFDKPELVKEMRQLGVVDYLIKVNYTPHQLVKLLEMYASGELPDDTDEPTS; this is translated from the coding sequence ATGAAGTTCTTGCTAGTTGAAGACTACCCCAGTATTCAGGATATCTATCGCGAAGTAATTGAGGATAATAATCACAAAGTAGATGTTGTTAGCGATGGCGAGGCGGCTCTAAAAAAACTCAAAGACAACACTTACGATCTGATTATTCTTGATATATTATTGCCCAAAGTCGACGGTTTGGAGTTTATGAAACGGCTGGTCGCTCGGCCCGGCGACCGGCCAAAGGTGTTGGCGCTGAGCGATTTTGACAAACCGGAACTGGTAAAAGAAATGAGACAGTTAGGCGTAGTCGATTATCTTATCAAGGTTAACTACACGCCCCACCAATTGGTTAAGCTATTAGAAATGTACGCCTCGGGAGAGTTGCCGGACGATACCGACGAACCAACATCCTAA